In Rhineura floridana isolate rRhiFlo1 chromosome 22, rRhiFlo1.hap2, whole genome shotgun sequence, a single genomic region encodes these proteins:
- the LOC133375140 gene encoding mucosal pentraxin-like: MDSLWISLFVFTSLSGASCEEDLSGKVFVFRTEPSEAYVILKPLPQEPLQNFTVCLRSYTDLTRPYGLFSYATQSQDNEILIFKAKPGEYRTYVGGEYLSFKVPENRFDWEHICFGWESATGIAEFWMNGRPWPRKGLKKGYTVGAKAFILLGQEQYHYGGTYDSYNSFSGELTDVYMWNFLLSPHKIRSAYQDLQLPQCALGWKNLQYEIKGDVAVKGRLRLQA; the protein is encoded by the exons ATGGACTCCCTCTGGATCTCTCTCTTCGTCTTTACCAGTCTGTCAGGGGCCTCCTGCGAGGAAG ACCTATCTGGAAAGGTCTTTGTCTTCCGTACAGAGCCCAGTGAGGCCTATGTCATCCTCAAACCCCTTCCTCAGGAACCACTGCAGAACTTCACAGTGTGCCTGAGATCCTATACAGACTTGACCCGGCCCTATGGTCTCTTCTCCTATGCCACTCAGTCCCAAGACAATGAGATTCTCATCTTCAAGGCGAAACCGGGAGAATACCGAACGTATGTGGGAGGAGAATACTTGTCCTTCAAAGTCCCAGAGAACCGCTTTGACTGGGAACACATCTGTTTTGGGTGGGAATCGGCCACTGGCATCGCCGAATTCTGGATGAATGGGAGGCCTTGGCCACGGAAAGGGTTGAAGAAAGGGTACACGGTTGGCGCCAAAGCATTCATCCTGTTAGGCCAAGAGCAATACCACTATGGGGGCACCTACGACTCCTACAACTCCTTCTCTGGAGAACTGACAGATGTCTATATGTGGAactttctcctctctcctcacaAGATAAGGTCGGCCTACCAGGATTTGCAGCTGCCCCAATGCGCTCTGGGGTGGAAGAATCTGCAGTATGAAATCAAGGGGGACGTGGCAGTGAAGGGTAGGCTGAGATTACAGGCATAG